In Vitis vinifera cultivar Pinot Noir 40024 chromosome 4, ASM3070453v1, the genomic window TACCACGTTGCTTTTGATTTGCCACACTATGAGCCGTTTGTAGAACATGCTCCTTAACCGCAGGGATGTGAGATGGCCGGTGGAGGATGTGGTCAGGTGTTGGACCACTTTAGAGTGGTGAACGTGTGTGAACATGTCACTAATAACAGGAGCATCATGGGTGCACATTTTTTGTTGGAAATGAAAGCACAGAGATATCTATGAGCCCTTTCGATTTCTTTGTAGTATTCTACATTTACAACTAGTGGTGCTGGAGTTGGTGCTGGTGTAGAGGCTAAGGTTGAGGCTTGGGCTTCCATGGGAGCTCACCCACCCTGCAAAGAAttgaagaggaaaagaaaaagaaataacgATAGTGGAGGGAGGACATATGATAAGTTTTGTCTTTATAAAGAGGgaatcacaacaaaaaaaatgggtGGAAGAAAAAGGGTGGGGGAGAAAGGAAGCAAAGGATTGATTTTGCATGGAAAGGGAAACGGTTCCAATTATAAACATGCAAGGGACTACAACTATTGATTGTCTTCCTTCTTCGTCTTTTTCAAATCTTCTTCaaaatcttcttcttcttcgaaATCTTCTTATCTCTTGAGCGTTGTGTTGATAAAATGTAATATAACATTCTATGGATGCAATCCAAGATTGTTTCCATACAATTACTATGTAAGGATGGAATGAGCATTTGtttcaatgaaaatgaaaaaacaaataaattggtAATAACTTTCATGTAtatagtttaatatatatatttttatttaaaaaaacacattatttaaaattattattttttaatttaaaaaaaaatatttgaaaggtttttttgctaaataataaaaacttgaCCCTctgatttaaaaacatttctaaaaaccaaaaattgtttttgaaaaattataacattgtttggttgttgttttctataaataaaaataaaaataaaataaaaacaaaataaaataagaaaatcttttttaaagaataaataaaaattattttcacttatttaaaatataaataaataagaaaaaataaaaataaaaaaccatataaacaaatgaatgtatgtatgaaataaaaaaaatcgttcatttatatttttaaaattaaattttatttatttttaaattcattcaaaataaaataatattaacagttattaattttaaattgttattattattattatttctttccaacaaaataaatcaatgatGCTTTTATGAAAATGTTAATAtccattatttataatatttataaaaaatatgattttattataatattactattcataatttattaaatatatttatttttttatttttataattacaaatttgtttttatttttaataagacttgaattaaaattagtttacatgatataaattgaatttatggtttttttttttttttacaaaatcaaacaaaaaaaataaacaacttatttaaataagattttcgtttttgttttttttttttttaaaaaaaaaaaaaacttctttgaAAACAATCTGCATGTAAGGAACCAAAATACCTCATTCTCTTAAAGGTAAATTAAAATCCtatttataagtaaaattttatttttattgaaataattttattttttaacattctaGTTATTGACGGATATTTTTACTTgcttctaataattttagaagaaagcttgaaggccATAAAATTGAGGGGCTTTTTGAGTGCTTATATAAGAAAAAGCTTCAAGTACGTGTACGTCATCCTCCATGACGTCTTCTTCAACCAAAAGATTCATGACTACTTCCAATACAGAGTTTTGGCTCAAAATGacccattttttaaacttttgaaaataagcACATTTTCAAACTATTATTCAAAATGCCCTCTTTGATGCCACGTAGGCgccatatcattaaaaaatatttttttttcgtCATTATAGTGAAAACCGCAGTTGGAaaacgcggcttcatttttgtactaaagCTACAGTTGGCAAATGCAGCTTCATTTTTACACTAAAGTCGCAGTTGTCAAACGCGACTTCATTTTTATACTAAAGTCGCAGTTGCCaaacgcggcttcattttttaactaaagccgcagttggcaactgcggctttagttaatttttatttaaatttaaaatttaattaaaaaattattaaattataatttatgaatgaaatttaaaaatatacttaaataataaattatttatatttaaatttaaaattctaatattacttcaacaaacataaattgataaatagaagatattataaatgaatgttttatttattaataaattaataatcttaaaataataaatttatataacatataaataatatataaaattgtataatttattaatttaagatatttaatttgttaatttttaagatattaatttatttatattatgataaatttatctttatcaaaataatagtatagtagttaataactgagatttcaattataacatttttttttacttttaaatttaattaaaaactattaaattacaatatatgattgaaatttaaaaaatatacttaaataaaaaattatttatatttaaacttaaaaatctagtattatttcaacaaacataaattgataaatagaagatattataaatgaacatttgatttattaataaattaataatattaaaataataaacttataaaacatataaataatatataaaattgtataatttattaatttaagatattaatttatttatattatgataaatttatctttatcgaagtAATAGTATAGTAGTTAATAACTgatatttcaattataatattttttttgtacttttcaatttaattaaaaactattaaatcacaatttatgattgaaatttaaaaaatatacttaaataaaaaattatttatatttaaacttaaaaatctagtattacttcaacaaacataaattaataaatagaagatattataaatgaatgttttatttattaataaattaataatcttaaaataataaatttatataacatataaataatatataaaattgtataatttattaatttaagatatttaatttgttaatttttaaaatattaatttatttgtattatgacaaatttatctttaacaaaataataacatacTCTTAAGCCATAGttgtcatatatagattttttttacaaaattagttaatgaaattaatttcaaaaagtctactacaaaatgtaatttttaatagtttaattaaagtcacaaaaaatatccactaaacattaatatagtggaaaataaaaaacatatgtaATCTCACATACCTCCACAAGGAGAGAACCTATGTGTAACTGGTattctcttcctttttggacAAGAACCTATATATAATCACacatgataaaatttatttctcacatGGATACAATTGGCCGGATAAATGTCGAGGCTAGAAATTGGTTGGAGCAAATTCCTCTtgaaaaatctatatatgacaaCTACGGCTTAAGAgtatgttattattttgttaaagataaatttgtcataatacaaataaattaatatcttaaaaattaacaaattaaatatcttaaattaataaattatacaattttatatattatttatatattatataaatttattattttaagattattaatttattaataaataaaacattcatttataatatcttctatttattaatttatgtttgttgaagtaatactagatttttaagtttaaatataaataattttttatttaagtatattttttaaatttcaatcataaattgcgatttaatagtttttaattaaattggaaagtaaaaaaaaaatattataattgaaatctcagttattaactactatactattatttcgataaagataaatttatcataatataaataaattaatatcttaaaaattaacaaattaaatatcttaaattaataaattatacaattttatatattatttatatgttatataaatttattattttaagattattaatttattaataaataaaacattcatttataatatcttttattaatcaatttatgtttgttgaagtaatactaaaattttaaatttaaatataaataatttattatttaagtatatttttaaatttcattcataaattgtaatttaataattttttaattaaattttaaatttaaataaaaattaactaaagccgCAGTTGCCAACCGCgactttagttaaaaaatgaaaccgCGTTTAGCAACTGCGGctttagtacaaaaatgaagccCGTTtgccaactgcggctttagggcaaaaatgaagccgcgtttcccaactgcggctttagtacaaaaatgaagccgcgtttTCCAACTGCGGCTTTCACTATAATgacgaaaaaaaatattttttaatgatgtggCGCCTATGTGGCATCAAATAGGCCATTTTGAACAATAGTTTGAAAATGTGCCCGTTTTTAACATTAAGTTTCAAAAATGgaccattttgacccaaaactctcCAAAACACGATTGAAGGTATCCAAGGAAATGTTTGAAAGAGTCCTATGAAAAAGTCATTAATAAGTACTTTTGCAAAGCCCTTTCAACCATGATACAAAATTTTTCAAGtctaaaatcttttaaattaaacaatttcTTCACATATTAACAACTATTGactcaaaataacaataattctTTTCTCCTATTCTTGTAAAAGTTGTATTATTGCTATTGAATCATAGCTTATATTTTATCCTAAATTTCAAAATGTCACTATTAAATCATAGTTTATCCTTTATCCTAAACTTCAAAATGTAAGTGAATTTGCTAATAcatctcgtttttttttttaaaataaattttgataataaaaatttaattaaaaaaaaaaaagatttcacaaattaaatccTCTACCAAAACAATTCATAAATTTATGCTTCTTATCCACATAGATATCCATGactacaattttaatttttttagatgatTAAAATTATCATTAGTAACTACGATAATTTTATCGTAGCTAGTCACTATGATAACCTTATCGTAGTCACAAACTACaattttatgtttataaaaatgaaattcttaGGTCACATGCTTGAAATGCactaattcaaaaaattattttggtatAAAATTATGGTTAGTTTGGTCATGTTctctaaaacttgtttttaaaaactgttttttattctttaacttaataACAGATTTTAAAAGCAAGTTTAGAAAACATGACCAAATAGACCcatgttttcattttgtttttaaaaattgatgaaaacaacttctacttgttctttaaaaaattattttctatttcactttatttttaaaaatcattttcaaaaaacaacaacaaaataatgttaaaaaaatagttttatatcttaaaaacaaaaaaaaaaattgtttttaaatcacatggtCAAACAGACTTTTAAATCACATGGTTAAAATTCCCAATTCACATGTACTAATTTAGGATGATTTTATACATAGAATATAAGTTTAGTTTGTGAACCAAATGAAAACccatttaatatttctttttcatggCATGCACATGTTGAATGTGGAATCACAAGCCTGTAAATTTTTAAACTTTACCTAAGAAGAAATTGTTACCTTTTGGGATATTTTTAGGTGGAAAGTTGTAAATTGAAAAGTTTGAGAAGGGTATAGTTGTCCAAAAGGGAGGATATTTTTGGCATTTCCCCTGGAATGCTCTTCTCTGACAGATTGATTCCAGTGCCACAGTTCCCTGAAAAAAGCAAGCAAATTTATTAATATCCCAAAACACCCCAAATTTCAATTGGCAGATTAAAATTTTAGATCATGAAACGGTGTCGTTTCATCGGGGTCCATGCAAAACGCTTTACAAAAAATCCTTGTCTTCTTAAAATCTGGTTTTTTGATACAATACATTTATATCTTCCATTTTTGAAATGCATAGTTACCAAAACACCCCTCCCTTCCTTCCTTATTAGTTCCCTTGTTCTCCGCACGTCCCAAGGGCATGCCGTGAATAAAGGCACATTCTAGGGGCATTTTGGTCATAAtactttatttgataaaattactCCACTGGGCACCCTGCCCAACGTTCATTTGTCTGCTTACATCTCAAAACTGCCGCTCCGTTGCTTTCCTCCTCACAACCAGAGAGTGGGGGAGAGAAGAGAGGAGATGAAACGGTGTCGTTTGTTTGGGAGGAAGTGAGGTTAAAGATTCTGAGACACAAAAGAAGTGAAGGAGAAAAACGGTGGCTTTTTGAGACCCGCCATCGATGAAAGCTTCAGAAGCTTTACCAAAGTGAGAGAACGCAGAAAACgttttggttgttgttttgttttttgaaaatcagaaaTGGGTTGTTGTTACTCGAGAATAGAGAGAGAAGAGATGGTTTCAAGGTGTAAGGCGAGGAAGAGATACATGAAGCAGTTTGTGAAGGCGAGGCAAGCCCTGTCTGCAGCCCACAGTATGTATATCAGATCCCTGCGTGGCACTGGCTCTGCTCTCCTTCAGTTTGCCACCGCCGAGACCAATCTCTACCACCACCatctcacaccgattctaccctCTCCACCGCCGCCCATGAGTCCCAGCTCCGATACGTGGACATCATCACAGCCTCGCCCTCTCATCTGCCGCCTCcgcctcctcctcctccaccacCACAGCAGccctctgaatttttttttttaagggggGCACGTGGACAAAATGAGGGAGGGGCACGTGGACACAATTGAGGGGGTCCTTACAACGGCTAGAAAAATACAACGGTCGAATTCGAATCTCTTTTTcaatctctccctctctctctctgtctcatTCTCTCCCTCTATctatctctctccctctccctctccctctccctctctgaAACCCCCTCGCaactctccctccctctctccctctctctctctctctgaaacCCCCGAAGATGCAAGACATGTGGAATGTTCCCCCTGGTTTCAGGCCCAGCACATCTGCGCCTTCGTCTCCCGCAAAGCCTATTCGGGTGTCAAGAACTCGATCAGAGTCCTTTCATGTCACCCACAAAGTCCCTGTTGGCGACACTCCTTATGTGAGAGCCAAAAAGGTTCAGGTAAGCTTCCGTTCTGGGTAATCTTGAAATTTGCCAACAAACCGAGGTTTCTTCTTTTGCGTGATTGATCTCTGTTTGATGGGTTTGATTATGACTTTTGTTGCATCAGTTGGTTGACAAGGACCCGGAAAAGGCAATCCCGCTATTTTGGGCCGCCATTAATGCTGGAGATCGAGTGGATAGTGCGCTCAAGGACATGGCCATTGTGATGAAGCAACAGAACAGGGCTGAAGAAGCCATTGAGGCTATTAAATCGTTGCGAAGTCGTTGTTCAGATCAAGCCCAAGACTCTCTTGATAATATCCTTCTGGATCTGTACAAGGTCCTGTCCTTTCGAAATTCCTTATCACTTGTTTGTATCTGGCTATTTAAGATTATTGAGTACTGATTTTTGTCTTTTGGAAATTCGATTCGACAGAGATGCGGGAGATTGGATGATCAAATTGCACTTTTGAGGCACAAATTGTTCTTGATTCAACAAGGGATGGCTTTCAATGGGAAGCGCACCAAGACTGCCAGATCCCAAGGGAAAAAATTTCAGGTGTCCGTGGGACAAGAAGCGACTCGGTTACTGGTAAGCACACGGTTTTTCTGCTAGTTTCAGTCCTCTATCTCTCCCTAAACTCCATATTGAGACGAATTTCCATTTCAGGGGAACTTAGGATGGGCATTGATGCAGCGGAACAACTATATCGAAGCAGAAGATGCCTACAGGCGGGCACTTTCAATGACTCCAGATAATAACAAGATGTGCAATCTGGGTATCTGCTTGATGAAGCAAGGGAGGATTCTGGAAGCCAAAGAAACCCTTAGAAGAGTGAAACCGGCTGTTGCAGATGGACTGAGAGGTGTAGATTCCCACCTCAAAGCATTTGAGAGGGCACGGCAGATGCTGCTTGATCTTGAGTCTGAAATGTTGAATAAGGGAAGCGACCCTGTCGAACAGAGTCGGCTCTTTGATGCCTTCCTCAGTTCTTCCTCGCTTTGGCAGCCTCAGCCTTGTAAGGACCAGCACACAACGAATACAATCAAATCTCAAGATGATTTTGGGGATGAGAACTTCGACACCAACAGAGTCATGAAGGTTCTTCCTGGACAGAAGATTGCCAAACCAACGGCTGTTCATGCGAACTCACTCAACGTCGCGGCATTGCCATTCTACTCATCAAAGATGACCAAGGACCCAATTGGAAAACCACTGCAGGAGTCCCTTAAGAGAACAAGATCAGGGCTTGCTGCTAATTCGATAGGAGTGAATGAAACAGGGGCGTTCAGAAAGCCCTTAATGGAATCCATGGAACCAGAAAATAAGACTAGAAGGCAATCTCTTTCACCCGAAGAAAATGGGGACAAGTGGGCAGACTTGCTGCCAGACAGCAAGGAGTTTGAAGCGGCTCTTATTGCTGCAGTTTTGGGTTCAGCCACTGAAACAGGGAAGAAGACTGTGGAGACTGGAAACAGTTCTGGAATTTTACAGAATAAGATTGAGAGTAGGCTTAAAGTCTTTCAAGACATAACACTCTCAATGAGCCCAAGAGCCTAACCTCTCAATTAGTGTCAACTaattcaatttagtttttaCAAGCTATAATAATATAGGTTTTAGGTTGGAGATGATCTTGTTCTCCTGGGCTCCTGTTCAAGcagaagggggggggggggggggagagaggAGTACGCAGCTATGCAGAGAGTATGGTAGCAGTCCCTGCTGGGGTAGTAGCAGCAGTAGTTATAGTAGATGCAATTCATTAATTCTTGTCCACCTCTCAAAATAAAGGGGGGCACACATCTGTAATAAAACATATGATGATGTTCATTAGCTACATTTTGACTCAAGAAAATGAGGATCTTGCCTTGTTCTATATTGTATGGCATTCCTATTGTGTATGGCATTTAATTTTGATCATATGAGGAGCTCCTAATTGTTTAGGAACATAGTTTTCTTCAATGAATCTTTGTGGGATCTTCTTATTATACATGGTTTCTTCTTATACATGATCGATCCTGTTTTACTCCTCTTTCCTTTGACTTCTTTGTCTATAGTAGAAAGTAATGGCTATAGCAGTTGTCGCAAAAGCAACTCCTGCAGCAGTTTTTGCCATGGTTGAACTGTTCTTCACAGCTGTGATTACCCTGGAAGTCCATGTAGGTGGAACAAACCCTAGCTCCGAAAGCTTCTTGTGGGATGCCGCATAATCTCTGAAGAAAGCCTCCTCATCCTGCCATGTACCAGAAATATGATAAGAAAAACAGTAAAGGGTTACAAGAGACTGCATGAGACTATGTGAACATCCACGAAGGTTCCAGCAAAATACTACATTACCTGTTCATACAACATAACATATTCTAGGAATTTAGGATCCTTTATTAATGCTTGGTCTGTGGAAAATATAAACAATCGCCTCCCTGTTGAATCCTCGCCCGCAGCTGAAGAAGAAGGTTTCTGCTGTGAATACCCTGTTGGAGGGTTACTAGGTGTAGGAAACTTGGTTGATGATTTCAAAAGCTCCCTGATTACAATATTAATCATAACATATAGCCATCATATATAATTGAAACATTGCTGCATTTATATGCGTTCCAATCAATGAATTCTCAAATGAAACCTTACTTGAAATACGAATTGTCGAACTTCCAGGGCTCCTCTGTCCACTTGCCATCAAAGCCTGAAACTTGCTTATGTGCCCCTCCCTACAAcaccaaaccaaacaaaaactACATGCATATTTGTGGATGCTGAAAGAACTTTTTAAAGATAGCTGCAGATCTGTGGAGGAAGTTACCAATGTATGACCTCCGGAGAGGGCCACAATATCCTTGTCCTCAAGACCCATCCGGTTAAAGACCGACCTTAAATGGTCAGCACCTGCAACAAAATTTAATAAGAGTAATGTAAATTTTCTGCTTGGTCTTATATGGGAAGTATAAGAGAGCTCTGATTTCTGATGCATAACAACCAAGAAACAATTTGTAGAAGGAGCACAGCTGAAAAGCTAGAGAGGGGACCAAGGGGTGAAATGACAGAATTCGACAAACGATAAGGTTCAAGTCTCTATGCATTATCTGTGAGTTATAGAGCAGAATAGGAAAATGACTTCTTTTCCATAAACAAGGCCAGAGAGCATAAAGAAAACAGAATGGGAACCTTTGTTAGCATCTGGGAGGAGCCCTTCTTTTGGTGAAGACAAAGAGTCCTGGTTGAAAAACAGGGGGGAAAAAATTAGGAGTAATATTTGAGAAAGGTGATCAAAAGCTTCCTCCATGAACCAACCTGTCTACCAGGGACGAAGTGAATAGTGGGGCCTCCAGTAACCTCAACTGCAACAACACCAGCAAGCTGACAAAACCCCAAAGGAGTCAGGAAAGCGACCACACCGGCATCCACTTGCAAAGATGATGCAAACCAGAGCTTGTTTTTATCCTTAGCTTCTCAatgaattcaaattaaatcacaGAACAGTTAATTTCTGAAACAAGAGTCACCTGGTAAAGGTCAGCATATGTAATGCAAGGATGCTTCCTTTTCACCTTCTCTGACATCAGAGCAGAACCAGAGCccattagaagaaaaaaatagtatttcaATTTCAAGTAGGAAAAACTGAGAGTTGTGGTGGGATGAAGTCCCAATCATACTATCTCGGCACTGAACCTCATTAAAAGGAGTCTGATTACAatacaagcaaaaaaaaaaaaaggggagggACAAATCTTTTGCCAGTGTGCAAGGGCAAAAGGGAAAATGAATCTCACCGCAAAGATCAACTGCCGTTTCCAAACCCCTATTTGCAGAATGATTAAGCTCTTGTGGGTTTCTGATGGAGCCATTTGGGCCCCCTGTCTTTGTGAGAGCATCATAAGTGCCTGCATCATGAAACCTGCAAACAAAATGCTATTTAGCTTCCGATCATTAAACCCTCATGCATTAAAGCTAAATTACTTTAAAATCCAATAGAGCCAGAATGCAAAAAATCAGCTCACGATCCTCCCCCCCATACATGCCAAATACTAAGTCTCCGTTAATTTGAACCTTgcaaaaaacacacacacatgtaTGAATCGTTTTGTTCATGGCCTGTTCATGGCCGTATTTCTGACACGCCATAAGTCATAACACCTAGAaaagcctttttcttttttttcctaatttttctgaaattttcaTCTTATCTTCCCCGTCTATTGAAATGCAACCACTTATGTTTTCTCCCCTCCCTTCGAAATGTCAGTTCTAACATTTactaaatgaaatgaaatgcagggaaaatgaaaaagaagcaTAAATTAAACTTAAGGGACACTACGCTAGACGGAGCATCATGGGTGCACAGTTTTTGCTGGAAATGAGAGCACGGAGGTATCTACGAGCCCTTTCGATTTCTTTGTAGTATTCTGCATTTACAACTAGTGGTGCTGGAGTTGGTGCTGGTGCAGAGGCTGAGGTTGAGGCTTGGACTTCCATGGGAGCTCACCCACCCTGCAAAGAattgaagaggaaaaaaagaaggaatgaTGATAGTGGAGGGAGGACCCTTGATTAGTTTGTCTTTATAGAGAGGGAATCACAACGAAAGAGATGGGTGGAAGAAAAGGGGTGGGGGAGAGAGGAAGCAAAGGATTGATTTTGCATGGAAAGGGATACGATTCCAATTATAAACATGCAAGGGACTACAACTGCTGAttgccttcttcttcttcgtcttcttcttcttcaaaatCTTCTTATCTCTTGAGGTATGAAGATTAAAAAACCTAAATAGATAATAACTTTCATGtatatagtttaaaataatttttttatttaaaagaaaaacacattatttaaaattattatttttaaatttttaaaaatatctttgagaggcttttttttttttgctaaataataaaaacttgaccctgtgatttaaaaacacttctaaaaaccgaaaaatgtttttgaaaaattataacattgtttggttgttgttttcttaaaaaaaaaaattaaaaacaaaataaaattaaaaatcatttttaaagaataaataaaaattattttcacttattttaaatacaaaaggaaaatgtaaataaataagaaaaaattaaaataaaaaaccatataAACAGATGAATGTatgtatgaaataaaaaaatcattcatttatatttttaaaaattaaattttatttatttttaaatttattcaaaataaaatagtattaacagttattaattttaaattgttgttactattattattattatttatttccaacaaaataaatcaatgatGCTTTTATGAAAATGttaatattcattatttataatatttataaaaaaaatatgattgtattataatattactattcatattttattaaatatatttattttttattttttgtaattacaaaattgtttttatttttaataagacttgaattaaaattagtttacatgatataaattgaatttatagtttttttttacaaaattaaaaaaaaattaaaacaacttatttaaataagatttttgtttttgtttaaaaaaaactttttttaaaacaacttgaATCTAACGAACCAAAACACTTCATTCTcttaaagttaaattaaattctatttataggtaaagttttatttttattgaaataattttcttttttacattctccaaaaaaaataaaatatttattctcactcctcattcctatataaaaaaaatggatttaacgtcaaattttagaagaaagcttgaaagccATAAAATTGAGGGGCTTTTTGACTGGTTATATAAGGAAAAGCTTTAAGTATGTCATCCTCCATGGCGTCTTCTTCAACCAAAAGACTCATGAGTCATGACTCCTTCCAAAACACGATTGAAGGTATCCAAGGAAATGTTTGAAAGAGTCCTACGAAAAAGTCATTAATAAGTACTTTTGCAAAGCCCTTTCAACCATGATACAAAATTTTTCAAGtctctaatattttaaattaaaaattttcttcatatattaaCAACTATTGactcaaaataacaataattctTTTCTCCTATTGTAAAAGTTGTATTACTGCTATTGAATCATAGCTTATATTTTATCCTAAATTTCAAAATGTCACTATTAAATCATAGTGTATCCTTTAT contains:
- the LOC104879120 gene encoding protein POLLENLESS 3-LIKE 2 — translated: MQDMWNVPPGFRPSTSAPSSPAKPIRVSRTRSESFHVTHKVPVGDTPYVRAKKVQLVDKDPEKAIPLFWAAINAGDRVDSALKDMAIVMKQQNRAEEAIEAIKSLRSRCSDQAQDSLDNILLDLYKRCGRLDDQIALLRHKLFLIQQGMAFNGKRTKTARSQGKKFQVSVGQEATRLLGNLGWALMQRNNYIEAEDAYRRALSMTPDNNKMCNLGICLMKQGRILEAKETLRRVKPAVADGLRGVDSHLKAFERARQMLLDLESEMLNKGSDPVEQSRLFDAFLSSSSLWQPQPCKDQHTTNTIKSQDDFGDENFDTNRVMKVLPGQKIAKPTAVHANSLNVAALPFYSSKMTKDPIGKPLQESLKRTRSGLAANSIGVNETGAFRKPLMESMEPENKTRRQSLSPEENGDKWADLLPDSKEFEAALIAAVLGSATETGKKTVETGNSSGILQNKIESRLKVFQDITLSMSPRA
- the LOC104879121 gene encoding probable L-ascorbate peroxidase 3, peroxisomal → MEVQASTSASAPAPTPAPLVVNAEYYKEIERARRYLRALISSKNCAPMMLRLAFHDAGTYDALTKTGGPNGSIRNPQELNHSANRGLETAVDLCEKVKRKHPCITYADLYQLAGVVAVEVTGGPTIHFVPGRQDSLSSPKEGLLPDANKGADHLRSVFNRMGLEDKDIVALSGGHTLGGAHKQVSGFDGKWTEEPWKFDNSYFKELLKSSTKFPTPSNPPTGYSQQKPSSSAAGEDSTGRRLFIFSTDQALIKDPKFLEYVMLYEQDEEAFFRDYAASHKKLSELGFVPPTWTSRVITAVKNSSTMAKTAAGVAFATTAIAITFYYRQRSQRKEE